A single region of the Streptomyces sp. NBC_01262 genome encodes:
- the leuD gene encoding 3-isopropylmalate dehydratase small subunit: MEAFTTHTGRAVPLRRSNADTDQIIPAHWLKKVTRNGFEDGLFEAWRKDPAFVLNQPERNGATVLVAGPDFGTGSSREHAVWALQNYGFKAVISSRFADIFRGNSLKNGLLTVILPQETVEQLWKLTEADPTAEITVDLEAREVRAEGITAAFELDDNARWRLLNGLDDISLTLGNEPDISAYEAKRPSFKPRTLQA; the protein is encoded by the coding sequence ATGGAAGCGTTCACCACCCACACCGGCCGGGCCGTCCCGCTGCGCCGCAGCAACGCCGACACCGACCAGATCATCCCGGCCCACTGGCTGAAGAAGGTCACCCGCAACGGCTTCGAGGACGGCCTGTTCGAGGCCTGGCGCAAGGACCCGGCCTTCGTCCTCAACCAGCCCGAGCGAAACGGCGCCACCGTCCTGGTCGCCGGCCCCGACTTCGGCACCGGCTCCTCCCGCGAGCACGCCGTCTGGGCCCTGCAGAACTACGGCTTCAAGGCGGTCATCTCGTCCCGCTTCGCCGACATCTTCCGCGGAAACTCGCTGAAGAACGGTCTGCTCACCGTCATCCTCCCGCAGGAGACGGTCGAACAGCTCTGGAAGCTCACCGAGGCGGACCCGACGGCCGAGATCACCGTCGACCTCGAAGCCCGTGAAGTCCGGGCCGAGGGCATCACCGCTGCCTTCGAACTCGACGACAACGCCCGCTGGCGGCTGCTGAACGGCCTGGACGACATCAGCCTGACGCTGGGCAACGAGCCCGACATCTCCGCGTACGAGGCGAAGCGGCCCTCCTTCAAGCCGCGGACCCTGCAGGCCTGA
- a CDS encoding HU family DNA-binding protein has translation MNKAQLVEAIADKVGGRQNAADAVDAVLDAIVRAVVAGDRVSVTGFGSFEKVERPARYARNPQTGERVRVKKTSVPRFRAGQGFKDLVSGTKKLPRGGEVAVKKAPKGSLSGGVTAKATTKKAAAKKTTAARKTTAASKKAAVAKKTTAAKTAVKKTTAAKKTTTAAAKKTTSAAKKTATKATAKKTAPAKKATAKKAPAKSPARKRPTTAKR, from the coding sequence GTGAACAAGGCGCAGCTCGTTGAAGCGATTGCCGACAAGGTCGGCGGTCGGCAGAACGCGGCGGACGCGGTGGACGCGGTCCTGGACGCGATCGTCCGCGCGGTTGTCGCGGGGGACCGGGTCTCGGTCACCGGTTTCGGCTCGTTCGAGAAGGTGGAGCGTCCGGCCCGTTACGCCCGCAACCCCCAGACCGGGGAGCGGGTCCGGGTCAAGAAGACCTCGGTGCCGCGCTTCCGCGCCGGCCAGGGCTTCAAGGACCTGGTCAGCGGTACGAAGAAGCTTCCGCGCGGCGGCGAGGTCGCCGTCAAGAAGGCGCCCAAGGGCAGCCTGAGCGGCGGCGTCACCGCCAAGGCCACGACAAAGAAGGCGGCCGCGAAGAAGACCACCGCGGCCAGGAAGACCACCGCCGCCTCGAAGAAGGCAGCCGTGGCGAAGAAGACCACCGCCGCGAAGACCGCCGTGAAGAAGACCACGGCGGCCAAGAAGACCACCACCGCCGCCGCGAAGAAGACCACCTCCGCGGCCAAGAAGACCGCCACCAAGGCCACCGCCAAGAAGACCGCGCCGGCCAAGAAGGCCACCGCGAAGAAGGCCCCGGCCAAGTCCCCGGCGCGCAAGCGCCCCACCACCGCCAAGCGCTGA
- the ndgR gene encoding IclR family transcriptional regulator NdgR has translation MDNSSGVGVLDKAALVLSALESGPATLAGLVGATGLARPTAHRLAVALEHHRMVARDMQGRFILGPRLSELAAAAGEDRLLATAGPVLTHLRDVTGESAQLYRRQGDMRICVAAAERLSGLRDTVPVGSTLPMKAGSAAQVLMAWEEPERLHRGLQGARFTATALSGVRRRGWAQSIGEREPGVASVSAPVRGPSNRVVAAVSVSGPIERLTRHPGRMHAQAVIDAAGRLSEALRRNG, from the coding sequence ATGGACAACAGTAGTGGCGTCGGCGTTCTCGACAAGGCGGCTCTGGTGCTCAGCGCACTGGAGTCCGGCCCGGCCACCCTGGCCGGGCTCGTAGGCGCCACCGGCCTGGCCCGCCCCACCGCGCACCGGCTGGCGGTCGCCCTTGAGCACCACCGCATGGTCGCGCGCGACATGCAGGGGCGTTTCATTCTCGGCCCCCGGCTCTCCGAGCTGGCCGCGGCGGCCGGTGAGGACCGCCTGCTGGCCACGGCCGGCCCGGTGCTCACGCACCTGCGGGATGTCACCGGTGAGAGTGCGCAGCTCTACCGCCGCCAGGGCGACATGCGTATCTGCGTCGCCGCCGCCGAGCGGCTCTCCGGCCTGCGGGACACCGTCCCCGTCGGCTCCACTCTCCCCATGAAGGCCGGCTCCGCCGCCCAGGTCCTGATGGCCTGGGAGGAGCCCGAGCGGCTGCACCGCGGCCTCCAGGGCGCTCGATTCACCGCGACCGCCCTGTCCGGCGTACGCCGCCGGGGCTGGGCCCAGTCCATCGGTGAGCGCGAGCCGGGCGTCGCCTCGGTCTCCGCGCCCGTGCGCGGGCCGTCCAACCGCGTCGTCGCCGCGGTCTCCGTCTCCGGGCCGATCGAGCGGCTGACCCGCCACCCGGGCCGGATGCACGCGCAGGCCGTCATCGACGCGGCGGGACGCCTCAGCGAGGCGCTGCGCCGCAACGGCTGA
- the leuC gene encoding 3-isopropylmalate dehydratase large subunit gives MGRTLAEKVWDDHVVRHAEGEPDLLYIDLHLLHEVTSPQAFDGLRMNGRPVRRLDLTIATEDHNTPTLDIDKPIADPVSRTQLETLRKNCAEFGVRLHPLGDVEQGVVHVVGPQLGLTQPGMTVVCGDSHTSTHGAFGALAFGIGTSQVEHVLATQTLPLAPFKTMAITVDGELPDGVTAKDLILAIITKIGTGGGQGYVLEYRGSAIEKLSVEARMTICNMSIEAGARAGMIAPDQTTFDYLQGRDHAPKGEDWDAAVAYWKTLKTDEDAVFDAEVVIDAASLSPFVTWGTNPGQGAPLSATVPDPASFEDPSDRMAAEKALEYMALEAGTPLREVKVDTVFLGSCTNGRIEDLRAAAAVVEGRKVADGVRMLVVPGSVRVALQAVEEGLDKVFKAAGAEWRHAGCSMCLGMNPDQLAPGERSASTSNRNFEGRQGKGGRTHLVSPQVAAATAVTGTLSSPSDLTPVEA, from the coding sequence ATGGGTAGGACACTCGCGGAAAAGGTCTGGGACGATCACGTCGTCCGGCACGCCGAAGGCGAGCCCGACCTCCTCTACATCGACCTGCACCTCCTCCACGAGGTCACCAGCCCGCAGGCCTTCGACGGCCTGCGCATGAACGGCCGCCCGGTGCGCCGCCTGGACCTCACCATCGCCACCGAGGACCACAACACCCCGACCCTCGACATCGACAAGCCGATCGCCGACCCGGTCTCGCGCACCCAGCTGGAGACGCTGCGCAAGAACTGCGCCGAGTTCGGCGTGCGCCTGCATCCCCTGGGCGACGTCGAGCAGGGCGTCGTCCACGTCGTCGGCCCCCAGCTGGGCCTGACCCAGCCCGGCATGACCGTGGTCTGCGGCGACAGCCACACCTCCACCCACGGCGCCTTCGGCGCGCTGGCGTTCGGCATCGGCACCTCGCAGGTCGAGCACGTACTGGCCACCCAGACGCTGCCGCTGGCGCCCTTCAAGACCATGGCGATCACCGTCGACGGCGAACTGCCCGACGGCGTCACCGCGAAAGACCTGATCCTGGCGATCATCACCAAGATCGGCACCGGCGGCGGCCAGGGCTATGTCCTCGAATACCGCGGCTCGGCCATCGAGAAGCTGTCGGTGGAAGCCCGGATGACCATCTGCAACATGTCGATCGAGGCCGGCGCCCGCGCGGGCATGATCGCCCCGGACCAGACCACCTTCGACTACCTGCAGGGCCGCGACCACGCGCCCAAGGGCGAGGACTGGGACGCCGCCGTCGCGTACTGGAAGACGCTGAAGACCGACGAGGACGCCGTCTTCGACGCCGAGGTCGTCATCGACGCCGCCTCGCTGTCCCCGTTCGTCACCTGGGGCACCAACCCCGGCCAGGGCGCCCCGCTGAGCGCCACGGTCCCGGACCCGGCCTCCTTCGAGGACCCCAGCGACCGCATGGCCGCCGAAAAGGCCCTGGAGTACATGGCCCTGGAGGCCGGTACGCCGCTGCGCGAGGTCAAGGTCGACACCGTCTTCCTGGGCTCCTGCACCAACGGCCGGATCGAGGACCTGCGCGCCGCCGCCGCCGTCGTCGAGGGCCGCAAGGTCGCGGACGGCGTGCGCATGCTGGTCGTGCCCGGCTCCGTACGCGTAGCCCTGCAGGCCGTCGAGGAAGGCCTGGACAAGGTGTTCAAGGCCGCCGGCGCCGAATGGCGGCACGCGGGCTGCTCGATGTGCCTGGGCATGAACCCGGACCAACTCGCCCCCGGCGAGCGCTCCGCGTCCACCTCCAACCGCAACTTCGAGGGACGGCAGGGCAAGGGCGGCCGCACCCACCTGGTCTCCCCGCAGGTCGCCGCCGCGACCGCGGTGACCGGCACCCTCTCCTCGCCCTCCGACCTGACTCCCGTGGAGGCCTGA
- a CDS encoding DUF4188 domain-containing protein, with the protein MSVKLIPGRQTAAAEGDVVVFLIGMRINAFRAPRSWWPVFTAMPRMLRELSEDKSSGLLGYRLLFGGPRIVYVLQYWESRDKLLAYASDQDRRHRPAWAAFNRYARAGKGHVGIWHETYVVPAGSYECIYSDMPAFGLGAATGVIPVGQRGERAAERLARG; encoded by the coding sequence ATGAGCGTCAAGCTGATTCCGGGCCGCCAGACCGCCGCCGCCGAAGGCGACGTCGTCGTCTTCCTCATCGGCATGAGGATCAACGCCTTCCGCGCGCCGCGCAGCTGGTGGCCGGTCTTCACCGCCATGCCGCGCATGCTGCGCGAGCTGTCCGAGGACAAGTCCAGTGGCCTGCTCGGCTACCGCCTTCTCTTCGGCGGCCCGAGGATCGTCTACGTCCTCCAGTACTGGGAGTCCCGGGACAAGCTGCTCGCCTACGCCTCCGACCAGGACCGGCGGCACCGCCCCGCGTGGGCGGCCTTCAACCGCTACGCGCGCGCGGGCAAGGGCCATGTGGGCATCTGGCACGAGACCTACGTGGTCCCCGCCGGCTCGTACGAGTGCATCTACTCCGACATGCCCGCCTTCGGCCTCGGGGCCGCGACCGGCGTCATACCGGTCGGCCAGCGCGGTGAGCGGGCCGCCGAGCGCCTGGCCAGGGGCTGA